The following proteins come from a genomic window of Paramicrobacterium humi:
- a CDS encoding preprotein translocase subunit YajC, whose amino-acid sequence MLAILAVLIFFMFRNGQKRKRDQEALRSKMVVGADVMTNFGLFGTILDIDEENNKVELQAGPGVVLTVHRQTVARVVEADDAVADEDEPADDAGSEPGDSKSDNA is encoded by the coding sequence ATGTTGGCCATTCTGGCCGTTCTGATCTTCTTCATGTTCCGGAACGGGCAGAAGCGCAAGCGCGATCAAGAGGCGCTGCGGTCCAAGATGGTTGTCGGCGCTGACGTCATGACCAACTTCGGTCTGTTCGGCACGATTCTTGACATCGACGAGGAGAACAACAAGGTCGAGCTGCAGGCCGGCCCGGGCGTCGTTCTCACCGTGCACCGTCAGACGGTCGCACGCGTCGTCGAGGCCGACGACGCGGTCGCCGACGAGGACGAGCCGGCCGACGACGCTGGCAGCGAACCCGGCGACAGCAAGTCCGACAACGCGTAA
- the secD gene encoding protein translocase subunit SecD, with protein MASRSTPVRKATRSLSWLGILTFALLAILTGGVLWGGASFAPKLALDLEGGTQIILEAQLDSGEQVSQEQLNQAVSIIRQRVDASGVSEAEVTTEGGRNIVVAIPGVADEETRNRIEATAKLDFRPVLFAGEPANTFVGEDGQSTPYPTPAATVPNTPTAVPTDPSDTSWITPRLQAEFQAYDCKADHDAAVKAPADEPLIACEADGSAKYILGPVEVEGKDISDATAGMKTTSTGATTGEWVVNLEFDKKGTAAFAETTKRLTPLDAPRNQFAVVLDGEVITAPRSMAVITDGNSQISGSFTEESAKTLANQLKYGALPISFGVQSSDQISATLGSAQLTIGFITGLIGLLLVVVYTLFQYRLLGFVTIFSLAIAGILTYLVIAILSWREGYRLSLAGIAGLIVAIGFTADSFIVYFERIRDELRDGRGLESAVEAGWKRAKRTIYSAKGINLLAAVVLYVLAVGNVRGFAFTLGVTTILDVLIVVIFTHPMLQLLAQTRFFSSGHPLSGLDPNALGAVYRGRAQFRTPVAAKRSKIASSSREAQKRQTIAERKHELAATGSSKNEEKDS; from the coding sequence GTGGCATCACGTTCCACGCCGGTACGGAAGGCGACGCGATCGCTGTCCTGGCTCGGCATCCTCACCTTCGCGCTGCTCGCGATTCTCACGGGCGGCGTGCTCTGGGGCGGCGCCTCGTTCGCGCCGAAGCTCGCTCTCGACCTCGAGGGCGGCACGCAGATCATTCTCGAAGCCCAGCTCGACAGCGGTGAGCAGGTCTCTCAGGAGCAGCTGAACCAGGCCGTCTCCATCATCCGTCAGCGTGTTGACGCGTCCGGTGTTTCCGAGGCCGAAGTGACGACAGAGGGCGGCCGGAACATCGTCGTGGCGATTCCCGGGGTCGCGGACGAAGAGACCCGCAATCGCATCGAGGCGACGGCGAAGCTCGACTTCCGCCCCGTGCTGTTCGCGGGCGAACCGGCGAACACGTTCGTCGGCGAAGACGGCCAGTCCACGCCGTACCCGACGCCGGCGGCCACGGTCCCCAACACCCCCACCGCCGTACCGACCGACCCCAGCGACACCAGCTGGATCACCCCGCGCCTCCAGGCCGAGTTCCAGGCGTACGACTGCAAGGCCGACCATGACGCGGCTGTGAAGGCTCCCGCCGACGAGCCGCTCATCGCGTGTGAGGCCGACGGCTCCGCGAAGTACATTCTCGGTCCCGTCGAAGTCGAGGGCAAGGACATCTCTGACGCGACGGCGGGAATGAAGACGACGTCGACGGGCGCCACCACGGGGGAGTGGGTCGTCAACCTCGAGTTCGACAAGAAGGGCACCGCCGCGTTCGCCGAGACGACGAAGCGGCTCACCCCGCTCGACGCACCCCGCAACCAGTTCGCCGTCGTCCTCGACGGTGAAGTCATCACGGCGCCCCGGTCGATGGCCGTGATCACGGACGGGAATTCGCAGATCAGCGGAAGCTTCACCGAAGAGTCGGCAAAGACGCTGGCGAACCAGCTGAAGTACGGCGCACTGCCGATCAGCTTCGGCGTTCAGAGCTCAGACCAGATCTCGGCGACGCTCGGCTCCGCCCAGCTCACGATCGGGTTCATCACGGGCCTCATCGGCCTGCTGCTCGTTGTCGTCTACACGCTGTTCCAGTACCGGCTGCTCGGATTCGTCACGATATTCTCGCTCGCGATCGCGGGAATCCTCACCTACCTGGTCATCGCCATCTTGTCGTGGCGTGAGGGATACCGCCTCTCTCTCGCGGGCATCGCCGGCTTGATCGTCGCGATCGGCTTCACGGCGGACTCCTTCATCGTCTACTTCGAACGCATCAGAGACGAACTCCGCGACGGCCGAGGGCTCGAGTCGGCGGTCGAGGCCGGGTGGAAGCGCGCAAAACGCACGATCTACTCGGCGAAGGGCATCAACCTGCTCGCGGCCGTGGTGCTCTACGTTCTCGCCGTCGGAAATGTCCGCGGGTTCGCGTTCACGCTCGGCGTGACGACGATCCTCGACGTCCTCATCGTCGTGATCTTCACCCACCCGATGCTTCAGCTCTTGGCCCAGACCCGCTTCTTCTCAAGCGGCCACCCCTTGTCCGGCCTCGATCCGAACGCGCTTGGCGCCGTGTATCGGGGTCGCGCCCAGTTCCGCACCCCCGTTGCGGCGAAGCGCTCGAAGATCGCCTCCTCGAGCAGGGAAGCGCAGAAGCGACAGACGATTGCTGAGCGAAAGCACGAGCTCGCCGCGACCGGGTCCTCGAAGAACGAGGAGAAAGACTCCTGA
- the secF gene encoding protein translocase subunit SecF, whose translation MASFVNFGNDLYTGKRSVNFVGNRRVWFSIAALLVIASILVPIFKGGFNFGIEFTGGSQFTISDAHTTDQDLATKAVAEVVPDAVARVVIVGGSGVRVQTDQLTPDQTQKVTQNLATAYGVDEADVTTNFVGATWGNDVTKQSLTGLVIFLVLTFIIMGLYFRTWKMSAAAIITLFDVLIITLGIYSASGFEITPAAVIGFLTILGYSLYDTVVVFDKIRENTHEDAEDSPRTFAESVNLAVNQTLVRSINTSVVAALPVAAILVLGDLVLGADTLRDISLSLFVGILVATYSTIFVGAPLYALFRQNEPAIKKRDARVLAAREKAVQRSVAE comes from the coding sequence ATGGCAAGCTTCGTCAATTTCGGAAACGATCTCTACACCGGTAAGCGCTCGGTCAACTTCGTCGGCAACCGGCGGGTGTGGTTCAGCATCGCCGCGTTGCTCGTCATCGCGTCGATTCTTGTTCCCATCTTCAAGGGCGGCTTCAACTTCGGCATCGAGTTCACCGGCGGATCGCAGTTCACGATCTCGGATGCTCACACGACGGATCAGGATCTCGCGACGAAAGCGGTCGCCGAAGTCGTGCCCGACGCGGTCGCGCGCGTCGTGATCGTGGGCGGCTCTGGCGTGCGCGTGCAGACCGACCAGCTGACTCCGGACCAGACGCAGAAGGTGACGCAGAACCTCGCGACCGCGTATGGCGTCGATGAAGCTGATGTGACGACGAACTTCGTCGGCGCCACATGGGGCAATGACGTGACGAAGCAGTCCCTCACCGGTCTCGTCATCTTCCTCGTACTGACCTTCATCATCATGGGCCTGTACTTCAGAACGTGGAAGATGTCGGCCGCGGCTATCATCACGCTCTTCGACGTGCTCATCATCACGCTCGGCATCTACTCCGCGTCGGGCTTCGAGATCACGCCGGCCGCGGTCATCGGCTTCCTGACGATTCTCGGCTACTCGCTCTATGACACTGTCGTGGTGTTCGACAAGATCCGGGAGAACACGCACGAGGACGCTGAGGACTCGCCGCGAACCTTCGCCGAGTCCGTCAACCTCGCGGTGAACCAGACGCTCGTCCGCTCGATCAACACGTCGGTAGTGGCGGCCCTCCCTGTCGCGGCGATTCTCGTGCTCGGGGATCTCGTGCTCGGCGCCGACACTCTGCGCGACATCTCGCTGTCCCTGTTTGTCGGCATTCTGGTCGCGACGTATTCCACGATCTTCGTCGGCGCACCGCTGTACGCGCTGTTCCGCCAGAACGAGCCAGCGATAAAGAAGCGCGACGCCCGAGTGCTCGCCGCTCGCGAGAAGGCCGTGCAGCGCAGCGTTGCCGAGTGA
- a CDS encoding RelA/SpoT family protein, giving the protein MTETTPLPSASLRRLVPRIFSKTQPAGAVDRLIRTVRMHQPKADVGVIERAYTVAEKSHRGQSRRSGEPYITHPVAVAQILADLGIGSKTIAAALLHDTVEDTEYTLDELRADFGDEIAMLVDGVTKLDKVKYGEAAQAETVRKMIVAMSKDIRVLIIKLADRLHNARTWGFMPPEKAAKKATETLEIYAPLAHRLGIQAIKWELEDLSFAVLQPKIYAEIESLVKQRTPQREQLVQKVIDSVNDDLKAQKIRGKVVGRPKQYYSIYQKMVVRGRDFDDIYDLVGIRVLVNTVRDCYAVLGAIHARWTPIPGRFKDYIATPKFNLYQSLHTTVIGPEGKSVEIQIRTHEMHQHAEYGVAAHWKYKERMNGAKSAGGPSPDTDLAWLAHISDWQAETADPSEFLDSLRFEIGAKEVYVFTPKGRVIGLPSGATPVDFAYAVHTEVGHRTMGARVNGRLVPLETQLTSGDVVEVFTSKNPDSGPSQDWLTFVKSPRARNKIRQWFTKERRDEAIEQGKDAIARALRKQNLPLQQADSLSEVASQLHYDDVSALYAAVGEGHVSTQSVLEKVAAVLQGEAESDHPVLDFPVRGRSRPRATNSDSGVLVRGAPDILVKLAKCCTPVPGDEIVGFVTRGSGVSVHRSDCHNVQTLLKEPERMIDVEWAPSSKSLFLVQIQVEALDRAGLLSDITRVLSEYHVNILSATVSTSNARLAISRFVFEMGDTTHLERVLNAVRRVEAVYDVYRVNGG; this is encoded by the coding sequence ATGACGGAAACGACTCCGCTGCCGTCAGCGTCCCTGCGACGCCTTGTTCCGCGGATCTTCTCCAAGACACAGCCCGCGGGAGCGGTCGATCGGCTCATTCGCACGGTGCGGATGCACCAGCCGAAGGCCGATGTCGGTGTGATCGAGCGCGCGTACACGGTCGCCGAGAAGTCGCATCGAGGACAGTCGCGACGCAGCGGCGAGCCGTATATCACCCACCCGGTGGCCGTCGCCCAGATCCTCGCCGATCTCGGTATCGGCTCGAAGACGATCGCCGCCGCTCTTCTGCACGACACTGTGGAGGACACCGAGTACACGCTCGACGAACTGCGCGCCGACTTCGGTGACGAGATCGCGATGCTCGTGGACGGGGTCACCAAGCTCGACAAGGTCAAGTACGGTGAGGCGGCCCAGGCGGAGACCGTCCGCAAGATGATCGTCGCGATGTCGAAGGACATCCGCGTACTCATCATCAAGCTCGCCGACCGGCTGCACAACGCCCGCACGTGGGGATTCATGCCGCCGGAGAAGGCGGCGAAGAAGGCGACAGAGACACTCGAGATCTACGCCCCGCTCGCACACCGACTCGGCATCCAGGCGATCAAGTGGGAGCTCGAGGACCTGTCGTTCGCTGTACTCCAGCCGAAGATCTACGCCGAGATCGAAAGCCTCGTGAAGCAGCGCACACCGCAGCGCGAGCAGCTCGTGCAGAAGGTCATCGACTCCGTCAACGACGACCTGAAGGCGCAGAAGATCCGAGGAAAGGTCGTCGGCCGACCGAAGCAGTACTACTCGATCTACCAGAAGATGGTCGTGCGCGGCCGCGACTTCGACGACATCTACGACCTTGTCGGCATCCGAGTCCTCGTGAACACGGTCCGCGACTGCTACGCCGTGCTCGGTGCGATCCACGCCAGGTGGACGCCGATTCCGGGCCGCTTCAAGGACTACATCGCGACGCCGAAGTTCAACCTCTACCAGTCGCTGCACACGACGGTGATCGGGCCGGAGGGCAAGTCGGTCGAGATCCAGATCCGCACGCACGAGATGCACCAGCACGCCGAATACGGCGTCGCTGCGCACTGGAAGTACAAAGAGCGGATGAACGGCGCGAAGAGCGCCGGGGGACCGTCGCCCGACACGGATCTCGCGTGGCTCGCGCACATCTCCGACTGGCAGGCGGAGACCGCTGACCCGAGCGAGTTCCTCGACTCGCTTCGCTTCGAGATCGGAGCGAAGGAGGTGTACGTGTTCACCCCGAAGGGCCGGGTCATCGGCCTGCCCTCCGGTGCGACGCCCGTCGATTTCGCGTACGCCGTGCACACGGAGGTCGGTCACCGCACGATGGGCGCTCGTGTCAACGGCCGCCTCGTGCCGTTGGAGACGCAGCTCACGAGCGGCGACGTCGTCGAAGTCTTCACCTCGAAGAACCCGGACTCGGGACCGAGCCAGGACTGGCTGACGTTCGTCAAGAGCCCGAGAGCGCGCAACAAGATCCGCCAGTGGTTCACGAAGGAGCGGCGGGACGAGGCCATCGAGCAGGGCAAGGATGCGATAGCGCGCGCCCTGCGCAAGCAGAACCTTCCGCTCCAGCAGGCCGACTCGCTCAGCGAGGTGGCTTCGCAGCTGCACTACGACGACGTCTCTGCGCTCTACGCCGCCGTCGGCGAAGGACACGTGTCGACCCAATCGGTGCTCGAGAAGGTCGCCGCGGTGCTGCAGGGCGAAGCGGAATCGGATCACCCGGTTCTCGATTTCCCCGTGCGCGGTCGATCACGCCCACGCGCCACGAACAGCGACTCCGGTGTTCTCGTGCGCGGAGCTCCCGACATCCTCGTCAAACTCGCCAAGTGCTGCACTCCCGTGCCCGGCGACGAGATCGTCGGCTTCGTCACGCGAGGCTCCGGCGTCTCCGTGCACCGGTCGGACTGCCACAATGTGCAGACGCTGCTCAAGGAACCCGAGCGCATGATCGACGTGGAGTGGGCGCCATCGTCGAAGAGCCTCTTCCTCGTGCAGATCCAGGTCGAGGCGCTCGACCGTGCCGGGCTCCTGTCCGACATCACCCGGGTGCTCAGCGAGTACCACGTGAACATCCTGTCGGCCACGGTGTCGACGTCGAACGCGCGCCTGGCGATCAGCCGGTTCGTCTTCGAGATGGGCGACACGACGCATCTGGAGCGCGTTCTGAACGCCGTGCGGCGCGTCGAGGCCGTGTATGACGTCTACCGCGTCAACGGAGGCTGA
- a CDS encoding DUF349 domain-containing protein — MAETQEQPWGRADETGTVFVREGDDWREVGQFPDGTPEEALAYFERKYVDLAGQVTLLEQRVKRGAAAGDVAKGVASLNEALAEPRAVGDIAALRARVAALDTTVDELTEQQQEQAKEALAEAVAYRTAIVEEAESLAALEPAKVQWKQMTAQVADLFARWQAHQHDGPRLPKAQANELWKRFRTARTQIEQERRAFFADLDNQHKDAKQRKQQLIEQAEALVPKGADGIPGYRKLLDDWKQSGRAGKKQDDALWARFKAAGDAIYAAKAEIDARDDEEYRANLELKLALLTEAEPLLEESDLDKAKSTLLGIQQRWEEIGRVPRDKVKSVEERLRRVEQAVRKLDEEHWRKNNPETKARSEGLASQLTEAIEKLQAELDEAKKAGDAARIAEAEEALEARKLWLNAIG; from the coding sequence GTGGCAGAAACACAAGAACAACCGTGGGGTCGCGCAGACGAGACCGGCACGGTGTTCGTGCGAGAAGGAGATGACTGGCGCGAGGTCGGCCAGTTCCCCGACGGGACCCCTGAGGAAGCGCTCGCGTACTTCGAGCGCAAATACGTCGATCTGGCCGGTCAGGTCACGCTGCTCGAGCAGCGCGTCAAGCGCGGTGCAGCAGCCGGCGACGTCGCGAAGGGCGTCGCGTCGCTCAACGAGGCGCTTGCCGAACCTCGCGCCGTCGGCGACATCGCCGCCTTGCGCGCTCGTGTCGCGGCCCTCGACACGACAGTCGACGAGCTCACGGAGCAGCAGCAGGAGCAGGCGAAGGAGGCCCTCGCCGAGGCCGTCGCCTACCGCACGGCCATCGTCGAGGAAGCAGAGTCGCTTGCCGCCCTCGAACCGGCAAAGGTGCAGTGGAAGCAGATGACGGCACAGGTCGCCGACCTGTTCGCACGGTGGCAGGCTCACCAGCATGACGGTCCGCGGCTCCCCAAGGCGCAGGCGAACGAGCTGTGGAAGCGCTTCCGAACCGCTCGCACTCAGATCGAGCAGGAGCGCCGCGCGTTCTTCGCCGACCTCGACAACCAGCACAAGGATGCCAAGCAGCGCAAGCAGCAGCTCATCGAGCAGGCGGAAGCGCTCGTGCCGAAGGGTGCGGACGGCATCCCGGGCTACCGGAAGCTGCTCGACGACTGGAAGCAGTCCGGTCGTGCCGGCAAGAAGCAGGACGATGCGCTCTGGGCGCGGTTCAAGGCGGCCGGGGATGCGATCTATGCGGCAAAGGCGGAGATCGATGCGCGAGACGACGAAGAGTATCGCGCCAATCTCGAATTGAAGCTCGCTCTGCTCACGGAGGCGGAGCCGCTGCTCGAGGAGAGTGATCTCGACAAGGCGAAGTCGACGCTCCTTGGAATCCAGCAGCGCTGGGAGGAGATCGGTCGAGTTCCCCGCGACAAGGTCAAGTCGGTCGAAGAGCGACTTCGCCGCGTCGAGCAGGCCGTGCGGAAGCTTGACGAAGAGCACTGGCGGAAGAACAACCCGGAGACGAAGGCGCGTTCGGAAGGTCTCGCGTCGCAGCTGACGGAAGCGATCGAGAAGCTCCAGGCCGAGCTCGATGAGGCGAAGAAGGCGGGTGACGCGGCTCGCATCGCAGAGGCGGAGGAGGCGCTCGAAGCGCGCAAGCTCTGGCTCAACGCCATCGGCTGA
- a CDS encoding peptidylprolyl isomerase, which produces MARSKNDGRKSREERQRLRAYQARMALHDRRLKRRVRDNWIAGVLIVLVAVAAAFAQLFYFTGGPGAPEAEATPSPSASAQYSLPDSSLAESRDWTGTLTLNDDVELGITLDGAAAPQGVSNFVYLSQKGFYDGLSCHRLTTSENFGVLQCGDPNGDGSGGPGYSWGPVENAPSDNFYPAGTIAMARQSDKGDSMGSQFFIVYEDSTIPSDTAGGYTVLGTVTSGLDELTKQIADAGTKDGSADGSPAVPTTITGVTVQ; this is translated from the coding sequence GTGGCCCGAAGCAAGAACGACGGCAGGAAGTCGCGTGAGGAGCGGCAGAGGCTGCGCGCCTACCAGGCGCGTATGGCGCTCCACGACCGCCGCTTGAAGCGCCGGGTCCGCGACAACTGGATCGCCGGCGTGCTCATCGTTCTCGTCGCCGTCGCCGCGGCCTTCGCGCAGCTCTTCTACTTCACAGGCGGCCCGGGCGCGCCCGAGGCCGAAGCGACGCCGAGCCCCTCGGCATCCGCCCAGTACTCGCTCCCCGACTCCTCTCTTGCCGAGTCGCGCGACTGGACCGGCACGCTCACCCTCAACGATGACGTGGAGCTCGGCATCACTCTCGACGGGGCCGCCGCGCCACAGGGCGTCTCGAACTTCGTCTACCTCAGTCAGAAGGGCTTCTACGACGGGCTCTCGTGCCACCGCCTGACGACAAGCGAAAACTTCGGCGTGCTGCAGTGCGGCGACCCGAACGGCGACGGCAGCGGCGGTCCCGGCTACTCGTGGGGCCCGGTCGAGAATGCTCCGAGCGATAACTTCTACCCGGCCGGCACGATCGCCATGGCGCGTCAGAGCGACAAGGGCGACAGCATGGGCAGCCAGTTCTTCATCGTCTACGAGGACTCCACGATACCCTCAGACACCGCTGGCGGCTACACGGTGCTCGGAACCGTGACGAGCGGCCTGGACGAGCTCACGAAGCAGATTGCGGATGCCGGGACGAAGGACGGATCCGCAGACGGCTCCCCCGCCGTGCCGACGACGATCACCGGTGTAACAGTTCAATAG
- a CDS encoding replication-associated recombination protein A — translation MATGGYQQSNVPLAVRMRPRSLDEVAGQRHLLTPGSPLVALASDSAGTSGSVSVILWGPPGTGKTTIAQAIAHSSGRRFVELSAVTAGVKDVRRVMEEAMNSRDLYGLSTVLFLDEIHRFTKAQQDALLPGVENGWVILVAATTENPSFSVISPLLSRSLLLTLQQLSDEDLGVLIDRAVADERGLGGAVALDPDARAAIIRLASGDARRALTALEAAAVSASSSDEDEPVITTEIVATAVDRALLRYDRNGDEHYDVISAFIKSIRGSDPDAALHYLARMIEAGEDARFIARRLIVHSAEDIGMADPQALLIATAAADAVQFIGMPEGRIPLAEATIYLATAAKSNATISAIDAAIGDVRAGNLGRVPLHLRDAHYAGAKRLGHGKGYRYPHDEELGVATQQYLPDELVNRRYYKPTQHGNERDVASRLAKLLRIVRGGR, via the coding sequence ATGGCGACAGGCGGGTACCAGCAGAGCAACGTGCCGCTTGCCGTGCGCATGCGTCCGCGAAGCCTCGACGAGGTCGCCGGACAGCGCCATCTGCTGACGCCCGGCTCACCGCTCGTCGCGCTCGCAAGCGATTCGGCCGGCACGAGCGGCTCCGTCTCCGTCATCCTGTGGGGTCCGCCGGGGACGGGCAAGACCACGATCGCGCAGGCCATCGCGCATTCTTCCGGGCGACGATTCGTGGAGCTGTCCGCCGTCACCGCGGGAGTGAAGGACGTTCGCCGGGTCATGGAAGAGGCGATGAACAGCCGCGACCTCTACGGACTGTCGACAGTCCTCTTCCTCGACGAGATCCACCGGTTCACGAAGGCGCAGCAGGACGCCCTCTTGCCCGGCGTCGAGAACGGCTGGGTCATTCTCGTCGCCGCGACCACCGAGAACCCCTCGTTCTCGGTCATCTCGCCGCTGCTCTCACGATCGCTCCTCCTGACGCTCCAGCAGCTCAGCGACGAGGATCTCGGCGTCCTCATCGACCGCGCGGTCGCTGACGAACGCGGGCTCGGCGGGGCGGTCGCGCTCGACCCCGACGCGCGCGCGGCGATCATCCGCCTCGCCTCCGGCGACGCGCGACGCGCGCTCACCGCACTCGAGGCCGCCGCGGTCTCCGCATCGAGCTCCGACGAGGACGAGCCGGTCATCACGACAGAGATCGTCGCGACGGCCGTCGATCGTGCCCTCTTGCGCTACGACCGCAACGGCGACGAGCACTACGACGTCATCAGCGCCTTCATCAAGTCGATCCGCGGTTCCGACCCCGACGCCGCTCTGCACTACCTCGCTCGCATGATCGAGGCGGGGGAGGACGCGCGCTTCATTGCCCGGCGCCTGATCGTGCACTCCGCAGAAGACATCGGCATGGCCGACCCTCAAGCGCTTCTCATCGCGACGGCGGCAGCCGACGCGGTGCAGTTCATCGGCATGCCCGAAGGGCGCATCCCGCTCGCCGAGGCGACGATCTACCTCGCGACCGCGGCGAAGTCGAACGCGACGATCAGCGCGATCGACGCGGCGATCGGCGATGTCCGCGCCGGAAACCTCGGTCGAGTGCCGCTGCATCTGCGTGACGCGCACTACGCCGGTGCGAAGCGACTCGGCCACGGCAAGGGCTACCGGTACCCGCACGACGAGGAGCTCGGAGTCGCGACACAGCAGTACCTGCCGGACGAGCTCGTGAACCGGCGCTACTACAAGCCGACCCAGCACGGCAACGAGCGCGACGTCGCGTCCCGGCTCGCGAAGCTGCTGCGAATCGTGCGTGGCGGACGATGA
- the rpsD gene encoding 30S ribosomal protein S4, translated as MSNTSRSKTRLSRSLGVALTPKAARYMEKRPYAPGEHGRTKRKADSDYAVRLREKQRLRAQYGIREKQLKIAFEEARRRQGLTGENLVEILETRLDALVLRAGFARTTAQARQMVVHRHILVDGQLVDRPSFRVKEGQLIHVKGRSESSELFQVAAAGGHAEVLPKVPGYLEVELDKLQARLVRAPKRAEIPVTCEVQLVVEYYAAR; from the coding sequence GTGTCGAACACCTCGCGTTCCAAGACGCGTCTCTCCCGTTCCCTCGGCGTCGCACTGACCCCGAAGGCGGCCCGCTACATGGAGAAGCGTCCCTACGCTCCCGGTGAGCACGGCCGCACAAAGCGCAAGGCCGACTCCGACTACGCGGTCCGCCTGCGTGAGAAGCAGCGTCTCCGCGCCCAGTACGGCATCCGTGAGAAGCAGCTCAAGATCGCCTTCGAAGAAGCTCGTCGCCGTCAGGGCCTGACCGGTGAGAACCTGGTCGAGATCCTCGAGACCCGCCTCGACGCGCTCGTGCTGCGTGCCGGCTTCGCCCGCACGACGGCTCAGGCCCGTCAGATGGTCGTGCACCGTCACATCCTCGTCGACGGCCAGCTCGTCGACCGCCCGTCCTTCCGCGTCAAGGAGGGGCAGCTCATCCACGTGAAGGGCCGCAGCGAGAGCAGCGAGCTCTTCCAGGTCGCCGCCGCCGGCGGTCACGCCGAGGTCCTCCCGAAGGTTCCGGGTTACCTCGAGGTCGAGCTCGACAAGCTCCAGGCGCGTCTCGTTCGCGCCCCGAAGCGTGCCGAGATCCCCGTCACGTGTGAAGTCCAGCTCGTCGTCGAGTACTACGCCGCGCGCTGA